A window of the Streptomyces sp. JB150 genome harbors these coding sequences:
- a CDS encoding LacI family DNA-binding transcriptional regulator, with amino-acid sequence MTAVPGPRVTIKDVAARAGVSKGAVSLAFNHKPGLSQATRERIFRAARELGWEPNLTARSLAGSRVDVVGLAICRPARLLGLEPFYMEFVSGVESVLTEHSCSLLLRLVKSVEEEAGLLESWWKGRQIGGSILVDFRAEDPRVPVAERLGLPVVAVGHPSLTGSLTSVWTDDTTAVGEAVRYLAALGHRRIARVGGAAALGHTALRTAAFDSVARELGLAGAWQVATDFSGEAGARATRSLLTAAPPDRPTAIVYDNDIMAVAGLSVAAEMGLRVPEDVSLLAWDDSQLCRLTHPTLSAMSHDVHGFGAEVARTLFGVITGDGPGSHPVPTPVLTPRGSTAPPAR; translated from the coding sequence ATGACCGCCGTTCCTGGTCCTCGCGTCACCATCAAGGACGTCGCCGCGCGCGCCGGTGTCTCCAAGGGTGCCGTGTCGCTGGCCTTCAACCACAAACCGGGCCTGTCGCAGGCCACCCGGGAGCGGATCTTCCGGGCCGCCCGGGAGCTGGGCTGGGAGCCGAACCTGACCGCGCGGTCGCTGGCCGGGTCACGGGTGGACGTGGTGGGGCTGGCGATCTGCCGGCCGGCGCGGTTGCTGGGCCTGGAGCCGTTCTACATGGAGTTCGTCTCCGGCGTGGAGAGCGTGCTGACCGAGCACTCCTGCTCCCTGCTGCTGCGCCTGGTGAAGAGCGTGGAGGAGGAGGCCGGGCTGCTGGAGTCCTGGTGGAAGGGGCGGCAGATCGGCGGTTCGATCCTGGTGGACTTCCGCGCGGAGGATCCGCGGGTGCCGGTCGCCGAACGGCTCGGGCTGCCGGTGGTCGCCGTCGGGCATCCGTCGCTGACCGGTTCGCTGACCTCGGTGTGGACGGACGACACGACCGCCGTGGGTGAGGCGGTGCGGTATCTCGCCGCGCTCGGGCACCGGCGGATCGCCCGGGTCGGCGGCGCGGCGGCGCTCGGGCACACGGCGCTGCGCACGGCCGCCTTCGACTCGGTGGCGCGGGAGCTGGGGCTGGCCGGGGCGTGGCAGGTGGCGACCGACTTCTCGGGCGAGGCGGGGGCGCGGGCGACGCGGTCGCTGCTGACCGCCGCCCCGCCGGACCGGCCGACGGCGATCGTGTACGACAACGACATCATGGCGGTGGCCGGGCTGTCGGTGGCGGCGGAGATGGGTCTGCGGGTGCCGGAGGACGTGTCGCTGCTGGCGTGGGACGACTCGCAGCTGTGCCGGCTGACGCATCCGACGCTGTCCGCGATGAGTCACGATGTGCACGGGTTCGGCGCGGAGGTGGCGCGGACGCTGTTCGGGGTGATCACCGGGGACGGTCCGGGGTCGCATCCGGTGCCGACGCCCGTCCTGACGCCGCGCGGGTCGACGGCGCCGCCGGCCCGGTGA
- a CDS encoding glycoside hydrolase family 2 protein produces MVEATPLDEGWVLLHEGASLPAAVPGCVHTDLLAAGVIPDPFLGRNEPEVAWVGRREWTYERDLDVSGAPYEQTDLVFDGLDTVAEIRLDGRLLGRVRNMHRSYRFDVTGLAGRLTVRFASAYTEAEAVRGELGERPGAYTEPYQYVRKMACSFGWDWGPTLVTAGIWRPVRLEHWSTARIARVRPLVTVEDGTGVVELRLDVERTRVEADLTVEARVGGTVARAAVDGTTGVVRLRVPDVALWWPRGYGAQPLYDVELTLLHGTDRLDVWRRRVGFRTVELDTSADEHGTGFTLVVNGERLFARGVNWIPDDVFPSRVTRARYERRLRQAADAGVDLVRVWGGGIYEDDAFYDVCDELGLMVWQDFLFACAAYPEEQPLRGEVEADARENVVRLMPHPSLVLWNGNNENLWGFRDWDWEGPLAGDSWGEGYYLGLLPRIVAELDPTRPYTAGSPWSGSWDHHPNDPAHGTHHSWEVWNRQDYAGYRASVPRFVAEFGWQAPPAHATLRRALPGEELAPDSPGMLHHQKAEDGNGKLNRGLEHHFAVPEGDFDRWHYLTQVNQARAVAAGIEHWRSHWPVCAGTVVWQLNDCWPVTSWAAIDGDGREKPLYHELRRVYADRLLTVREERDGGLVVAVVNQSGEVWPGALRLRRMNVEGEVLGAAEVGFTAGRRAVEAVPVPRELEPGGPKEFLVAEADGASRSLRFPAPDREIPYPRPRFEVALVPGGIEVTARTLVRDLLLQADRLHPAARADRGLVTLLPGERVTIGVRGWENPDAAAARAALYCMEPSR; encoded by the coding sequence GGAGGCCACACCGCTCGACGAGGGCTGGGTCCTGCTCCACGAGGGGGCCTCGCTCCCGGCCGCCGTGCCGGGGTGCGTGCACACCGATCTGCTGGCCGCCGGAGTGATCCCGGACCCGTTCCTCGGCCGGAACGAGCCGGAGGTCGCCTGGGTGGGCCGCCGGGAGTGGACGTACGAGCGCGACCTGGACGTCTCGGGTGCCCCGTACGAGCAGACCGACCTCGTCTTCGACGGCCTGGACACGGTCGCCGAGATCCGGCTCGACGGCCGGCTCCTGGGCCGGGTGCGGAACATGCACCGCTCGTACCGGTTCGACGTCACCGGTCTGGCGGGGCGGCTCACGGTCCGGTTCGCCTCCGCGTACACCGAGGCCGAGGCCGTCCGGGGCGAGCTGGGCGAGCGCCCCGGCGCCTACACCGAGCCGTACCAGTACGTGCGCAAGATGGCCTGCTCGTTCGGCTGGGACTGGGGGCCCACGCTGGTGACCGCGGGCATCTGGCGGCCGGTGCGGCTGGAGCACTGGTCGACGGCCCGGATCGCCCGCGTCCGCCCGCTGGTCACCGTCGAGGACGGCACGGGCGTGGTCGAGCTGCGGCTCGACGTGGAACGCACCCGCGTCGAGGCGGACCTCACCGTGGAGGCCCGGGTGGGCGGGACGGTGGCGCGCGCCGCGGTCGACGGCACGACAGGGGTCGTACGGCTGCGGGTGCCGGACGTGGCGCTGTGGTGGCCGCGCGGCTACGGCGCACAGCCGCTGTACGACGTGGAGCTGACGCTGCTGCACGGCACCGACCGGCTGGACGTGTGGCGGCGGCGGGTGGGCTTCAGGACCGTGGAGCTGGACACCTCCGCCGACGAGCACGGCACCGGGTTCACCCTCGTCGTCAACGGCGAGCGCCTGTTCGCGCGGGGCGTGAACTGGATCCCGGACGACGTGTTCCCGTCCCGGGTGACGCGCGCGCGGTACGAGCGGCGGCTGCGGCAGGCTGCGGACGCGGGCGTGGACCTGGTGCGGGTGTGGGGCGGCGGGATCTACGAGGACGACGCCTTCTACGACGTCTGCGACGAACTCGGGCTCATGGTCTGGCAGGACTTCCTCTTCGCGTGTGCCGCCTACCCGGAGGAGCAGCCGCTGCGGGGCGAGGTGGAGGCGGATGCGCGGGAGAACGTCGTCCGGTTGATGCCGCATCCGTCGCTGGTGCTGTGGAACGGCAACAACGAGAACCTGTGGGGGTTTAGGGACTGGGACTGGGAGGGCCCGCTCGCCGGGGACTCCTGGGGGGAGGGCTACTACCTCGGCCTGCTGCCGCGGATCGTCGCCGAGCTGGACCCCACCCGGCCGTACACCGCGGGCAGTCCCTGGTCCGGCTCCTGGGACCATCACCCCAACGACCCGGCGCACGGCACCCACCACTCCTGGGAGGTGTGGAACCGGCAGGACTACGCCGGGTACCGGGCGAGCGTGCCCCGGTTCGTCGCCGAGTTCGGCTGGCAGGCACCCCCCGCCCACGCCACGCTGCGCCGCGCGCTGCCCGGCGAGGAACTCGCCCCCGACTCGCCGGGGATGCTGCACCACCAGAAGGCCGAGGACGGCAACGGCAAGCTGAACCGCGGCCTGGAGCACCATTTCGCTGTCCCGGAGGGCGACTTCGACCGCTGGCACTACCTGACCCAGGTCAACCAGGCCCGCGCGGTCGCCGCCGGCATCGAGCACTGGCGCTCGCACTGGCCCGTGTGCGCGGGCACCGTCGTCTGGCAGCTCAACGACTGCTGGCCCGTCACCTCCTGGGCCGCCATCGACGGCGACGGCCGCGAGAAACCCCTCTACCACGAGCTGAGGCGGGTCTACGCCGACCGGCTGCTGACCGTGCGGGAGGAGCGGGACGGCGGGCTCGTGGTCGCCGTCGTCAACCAGTCCGGCGAGGTGTGGCCGGGTGCGCTGCGGCTGCGCCGGATGAACGTCGAGGGAGAGGTGCTGGGCGCGGCGGAGGTGGGCTTCACGGCGGGGCGGCGCGCGGTCGAGGCGGTGCCGGTGCCGCGCGAGCTGGAGCCGGGCGGGCCGAAGGAGTTCCTGGTGGCGGAGGCGGACGGTGCCTCACGCTCGCTGCGCTTTCCCGCGCCGGACCGGGAGATCCCCTACCCGCGGCCTCGGTTCGAGGTGGCGCTGGTGCCGGGCGGCATCGAGGTGACGGCCCGGACGCTGGTGCGGGACCTGCTGCTCCAGGCCGACCGGCTGCACCCGGCGGCGCGCGCCGACCGGGGGCTCGTGACCCTGCTTCCCGGGGAGCGGGTGACCATCGGCGTGCGGGGCTGGGAGAATCCCGACGCGGCCGCCGCCCGGGCCGCCCTGTACTGCATGGAGCCCTCTCGATGA